In Trichomycterus rosablanca isolate fTriRos1 chromosome 4, fTriRos1.hap1, whole genome shotgun sequence, one DNA window encodes the following:
- the myl12.1 gene encoding myosin, light chain 12, genome duplicate 1, which produces MSSKAIRAKTKTARKRPQRATSNVFAMFDQSQIQEFKEAFNMIDQNRDGFVDKEDLHDMLASLGKNPTDAYLEAMMTEAPGPINFTMFLTMFGEKLNGTDPEDVIRNAFACFDEEGTGFIQEDYLRELLTTMGDRFTDEEVDELFREAPIDKKNNFNYVEFTRILKHGAKDKDD; this is translated from the exons ATGTCGAGCAAAGCAATCCGTGCCAAGACAAAGACAGCCAGGAAGCGCCCTCAGCGCGCAACCTCCAATGTCTTTGCTATGTTTGATCAGTCCCAGATCCAGGAGTTTAAAGAAGCATTTAACATGATCGATCAAAACCGTGATGGCTTTGTGGACAAGGAGGATTTGCACGATATGCTCGCATCACTAG GCAAGAACCCGACAGATGCATATTTGGAGGCAATGATGACCGAAGCGCCTGGGCCCATTAACTTCACAATGTTCCTCACCATGTTTGGAGAGAAACTGAATGGTACTGACCCAGAGGACGTCATCCGTAATGCCTTTGCTTGTTTTGATGAGGAGGGAACTG GCTTCATCCAGGAAGACTACTTGCGGGAACTTCTCACCACTATGGGAGACCGCTTCACAGACGAGGAAGTCGATGAGCTTTTCAGAGAGGCTCCAATTGACAAGAAGAACAACTTCAACTATGTGGAGTTCACTCGTATCCTCAAACATGGAGCAAAAGACAAGGACGattaa
- the fastkd3 gene encoding FAST kinase domain-containing protein 3, mitochondrial isoform X1 — translation MALKFGRRLHLLRQATPLYLRSSVTQNLCVREHVCSSGMPSLRSQFLQNWELGRRHLCINTRQPVFLLAGSAQPFCDSSTGGGLTSLLHGLSSDEGRAFKECLSACASSQQVLHLIRTSSFLSGAAVSAVLHRLADLEQDGSRRLRDPVTLLSDAALNKMCLKLEQDLPELEDDVVVQALLGCTRLYLDPSSQLVTRLISESQVRLDMGRLSIETLCELVCALFAIEGPQSGMLVRAMRQIQNKDPAQWNTSSLTSVYSMLAAGLGEDGLHQDLLNKMNARALSLAMRMDPPMVSKTLGALVTLNQTQALPLVIALCKQAVRHVPNFTDTELSIVLSALMHYGHSDHFLIEALERHVPKIAFTAHPETVTKVMQYFGRRRIFSPPVFDAVAESFVYRADDYTTEQVSRQIAALGVVRYLPQEAGRLFRKVETLLNARFSNFQPRSLLELLHACTLLQRYPLNFVSKVFSTYFLQQLQEEGGAIDQAVLAQLTQLYMTMKLECPFYQGPRLLPKLRVKSFLSSGSNLESQLDPHLYNVVKNGLVDLLGARSYFASRVLTPYCYTLDVEIKLDEDGYVLPASQEPEEVYRRIALCIDDRKRFSANARQLLGKEAIKQRHLKILGYEIVQIPYYEFENLKDKVSIIEYLHKKIFPHTYRLSW, via the exons ATGGCTCTGAAATTTGGGCGAAGACTGCACCTGCTGAGGCAAGCCACTCCTCTTTACCTCCGCTCTTCTGTCACTCAGAATCTGTGTGTCAGGGAACATGTGTGCAGCTCGGGCATGCCCTCACTTCGTTCTCAGTTTCTTCAGAACTGGGAATTGGGACGTAGACATCTGTGCATCAACACTCGCCAGCCTGTCTTTCTCTTAGCTGGATCCGCCCAGCCTTTCTGTGACTCATCTACAGGGGGAGGTCTCACATCTCTATTGCATGGACTGAGCTCTGATGAGGGTCGTGCCTTTAAGGAATGCCTTTCAGCCTGTGCATCTTCTCAACAGGTCCTGCACCTCATACGCACTTCGTCATTTCTCTCAGGTGCAGCTGTCAGTGCTGTTCTTCACCGGCTGGCTGATCTAGAGCAGGATGGATCCAGAAGGCTTCGGGACCCAGTGACGCTGCTGTCTGATGCAGCGTTAAATAAGATGTGTTTGAAGTTAGAGCAGGACCTGCCAGAGCTGGAAGACGATGTGGTGGTCCAAGCTCTGCTGGGCTGCACACGGCTCTATTTGGACCCAAGCAGCCAATTGGTGACAAGATTGATCTCTGAAAGCCAGGTACGGCTGGACATGGGCCGTCTGAGCATCGAAACGCTGTGTGAGTTAGTCTGTGCTCTTTTTGCAATAGAAGGTCCCCAGTCTGGCATGCTTGTGCGTGCTATGAGGCAGATCCAGAACAAAGATCCTGCTCAATGGAATACTAGTAGTCTAACTTCTGTCTATAGCATGTTAGCTGCAGGTTTGGGTGAGGACGGACTCCACCAGGACTTGCTGAATAAAATGAATGCTCGGGCGCTTAGCCTAGCTATGCGAATGGATCCTCCAATGGTTAGCAAAACACTGGGAGCTCTGGTCACACTGAACCAAACACAGGCTCTGCCACTTGTAATTGCACTCTGTAAACAGGCTGTCCGTCACGTTCCAAACTTTACAGATACAGAACTGTCCATCGTATTGTCTGCGCTTATGCACTATGGACACAGCGATCACTTCCTCATTGAAGCTCTTGAACGGCACGTGCCCAAGATAGCCTTTACAGCTCACCCCGAGACGGTAACCAAAGTGATGCAGTATTTTGGCCGGCGACGCATTTTTTCACCACCCGTGTTCGACGCGGTGGCCgaaagctttgtttacagggcAGACGACTACACCACAGAACAGGTCTCTCGGCAGATAGCAGCACTCGGAGTAGTAAGATACTTGCCTCAGGAGGCTGGCAGACTTTTTCGAAAGGTAGAGACTTTGCTGAATGCACGCTTTTCAAACTTTCAGCCACGGAGTCTGCTAGAGTTGCTACACGCTTGCACCCTGCTTCAGAGATACCCGCTCAACTTTGTCTCAAAAGTCTTCAGCACATACTTCCTCCAGCAGCTTCAGG AGGAGGGAGGTGCTATTGATCAGGCAGTGCTCGCTCAGCTTACACAGCTCTACATGACAATGAAGCTGGAGTGTCCATTCTAtcag GGTCCACGACTTTTACCCAAGCTGCGTGTGAAGTCATTTTTGTCCTCAGGATCTAATTTGGAGAGCCAACTTGACCCTCATCTGTATAATGTAGTGAAAAATGGCCTAGTGGATCTCCTGGGAGCGCGATCTTACTTTGCctccagggtccttacaccaTACTGCTACACACTCG ATGTAGAGATAAAACTAGATGAAGATGGTTATGTTCTTCCAGCCAGCCAAGAACCTGAGGAAGTGTACAGaag AATTGCTTTGTGTATTGATGACCGAAAGCGATTTTCTGCTAATGCCAGACAACTTCTAGGAAAGGAAGCTATCAAGCAGAGACACTTGAAGATTCTTGGGTATGAAATTGTCCAG ATTCCCTATTATGAGTTTGAAAACCTGAAGGACAAGGTCAGCATAATCGAATACCTGCACAAAAAGATTTTCCCACACACTTACAGACTCAGTTGGTGA
- the fastkd3 gene encoding FAST kinase domain-containing protein 3, mitochondrial isoform X2, translating to MALKFGRRLHLLRQATPLYLRSSVTQNLCVREHVCSSGMPSLRSQFLQNWELGRRHLCINTRQPVFLLAGSAQPFCDSSTGGGLTSLLHGLSSDEGRAFKECLSACASSQQVLHLIRTSSFLSGAAVSAVLHRLADLEQDGSRRLRDPVTLLSDAALNKMCLKLEQDLPELEDDVVVQALLGCTRLYLDPSSQLVTRLISESQVRLDMGRLSIETLCELVCALFAIEGPQSGMLVRAMRQIQNKDPAQWNTSSLTSVYSMLAAGLGEDGLHQDLLNKMNARALSLAMRMDPPMVSKTLGALVTLNQTQALPLVIALCKQAVRHVPNFTDTELSIVLSALMHYGHSDHFLIEALERHVPKIAFTAHPETVTKVMQYFGRRRIFSPPVFDAVAESFVYRADDYTTEQVSRQIAALGVVRYLPQEAGRLFRKVETLLNARFSNFQPRSLLELLHACTLLQRYPLNFVSKVFSTYFLQQLQEEGGAIDQAVLAQLTQLYMTMKLECPFYQGPRLLPKLRVKSFLSSGSNLESQLDPHLYNVVKNGLVDLLGARSYFASRVLTPYCYTLDVEIKLDEDGYVLPASQEPEEVYRRIALCIDDRKRFSANARQLLGKEAIKQRHLKILGFPIMSLKT from the exons ATGGCTCTGAAATTTGGGCGAAGACTGCACCTGCTGAGGCAAGCCACTCCTCTTTACCTCCGCTCTTCTGTCACTCAGAATCTGTGTGTCAGGGAACATGTGTGCAGCTCGGGCATGCCCTCACTTCGTTCTCAGTTTCTTCAGAACTGGGAATTGGGACGTAGACATCTGTGCATCAACACTCGCCAGCCTGTCTTTCTCTTAGCTGGATCCGCCCAGCCTTTCTGTGACTCATCTACAGGGGGAGGTCTCACATCTCTATTGCATGGACTGAGCTCTGATGAGGGTCGTGCCTTTAAGGAATGCCTTTCAGCCTGTGCATCTTCTCAACAGGTCCTGCACCTCATACGCACTTCGTCATTTCTCTCAGGTGCAGCTGTCAGTGCTGTTCTTCACCGGCTGGCTGATCTAGAGCAGGATGGATCCAGAAGGCTTCGGGACCCAGTGACGCTGCTGTCTGATGCAGCGTTAAATAAGATGTGTTTGAAGTTAGAGCAGGACCTGCCAGAGCTGGAAGACGATGTGGTGGTCCAAGCTCTGCTGGGCTGCACACGGCTCTATTTGGACCCAAGCAGCCAATTGGTGACAAGATTGATCTCTGAAAGCCAGGTACGGCTGGACATGGGCCGTCTGAGCATCGAAACGCTGTGTGAGTTAGTCTGTGCTCTTTTTGCAATAGAAGGTCCCCAGTCTGGCATGCTTGTGCGTGCTATGAGGCAGATCCAGAACAAAGATCCTGCTCAATGGAATACTAGTAGTCTAACTTCTGTCTATAGCATGTTAGCTGCAGGTTTGGGTGAGGACGGACTCCACCAGGACTTGCTGAATAAAATGAATGCTCGGGCGCTTAGCCTAGCTATGCGAATGGATCCTCCAATGGTTAGCAAAACACTGGGAGCTCTGGTCACACTGAACCAAACACAGGCTCTGCCACTTGTAATTGCACTCTGTAAACAGGCTGTCCGTCACGTTCCAAACTTTACAGATACAGAACTGTCCATCGTATTGTCTGCGCTTATGCACTATGGACACAGCGATCACTTCCTCATTGAAGCTCTTGAACGGCACGTGCCCAAGATAGCCTTTACAGCTCACCCCGAGACGGTAACCAAAGTGATGCAGTATTTTGGCCGGCGACGCATTTTTTCACCACCCGTGTTCGACGCGGTGGCCgaaagctttgtttacagggcAGACGACTACACCACAGAACAGGTCTCTCGGCAGATAGCAGCACTCGGAGTAGTAAGATACTTGCCTCAGGAGGCTGGCAGACTTTTTCGAAAGGTAGAGACTTTGCTGAATGCACGCTTTTCAAACTTTCAGCCACGGAGTCTGCTAGAGTTGCTACACGCTTGCACCCTGCTTCAGAGATACCCGCTCAACTTTGTCTCAAAAGTCTTCAGCACATACTTCCTCCAGCAGCTTCAGG AGGAGGGAGGTGCTATTGATCAGGCAGTGCTCGCTCAGCTTACACAGCTCTACATGACAATGAAGCTGGAGTGTCCATTCTAtcag GGTCCACGACTTTTACCCAAGCTGCGTGTGAAGTCATTTTTGTCCTCAGGATCTAATTTGGAGAGCCAACTTGACCCTCATCTGTATAATGTAGTGAAAAATGGCCTAGTGGATCTCCTGGGAGCGCGATCTTACTTTGCctccagggtccttacaccaTACTGCTACACACTCG ATGTAGAGATAAAACTAGATGAAGATGGTTATGTTCTTCCAGCCAGCCAAGAACCTGAGGAAGTGTACAGaag AATTGCTTTGTGTATTGATGACCGAAAGCGATTTTCTGCTAATGCCAGACAACTTCTAGGAAAGGAAGCTATCAAGCAGAGACACTTGAAGATTCTTGG ATTCCCTATTATGAGTTTGAAAACCTGA